In one window of Brassica rapa cultivar Chiifu-401-42 chromosome A07, CAAS_Brap_v3.01, whole genome shotgun sequence DNA:
- the LOC108870173 gene encoding uncharacterized protein LOC108870173 produces MTSCYRLRKTTATKLTSAVAQFLWSPGGSTKDMQWKSWDKVCVNKDEGGLGFKDITDFNTAMLGKQLWCLIDKPHTLFSGVFKGRYYRNASLLEPIRSYAPSYGWQSIVSARTLVSKGLIKRVGSGSSISVWNDPWLPITRSRPANKNQYNLYPNLTVDFLIDSTSRTWNSQAIRVLVDPKDAKIIESIQLSRSLMVDRYEIYTVKSGYQIERIYPDKEKTPILIGPSVDVLKAFCWKIRCLPKRKHFLWQLVSGCISVRKNLRARGIQGDKCCARCRTDEESINHVFFIVLQHFRFRPFQRYLQIQPFSQQVHSLQTWIISFGKFSCRWMIIGLYGSDGTF; encoded by the coding sequence atgacGTCTTGCTATCGTTTACGTAAGACAACTGCAACAAAACTGACAAGTGCGGTAGCCCAATTTTTGTGGAGTCCAGGGGGAAGCACAAAAGACATGCagtggaaatcatgggataaagtTTGTGTAAATAAAGATGAAGGAGGTTTGGGTTTTAAAGATATTACTGATTTCAACACAGCAATGCTTGGTAAGCAGTTATGGTGTCTGATAGATAAGCCCCATACATTATTTTCTGGAGTTTTCAAAGGTCGGTATTACAGGAACGCCTCACTCCTTGAACCGATTCGTTCATATgctccgtcatatggctggcaGAGTATAGTATCTGCTAGAACTCTAgtaagcaaaggactaatcaaaagggtgggatcGGGATCATCTATatctgtatggaatgatccatGGCTCCCAATCACTCGCtcgagaccagcaaacaaaaatcaataTAATCTTTACCCAAACCTTACAGTGGATTTTCTCATTGATTCCACTTCTCGAACTTGGAACTCGCAGGCAATTCGGGTTTTGGTGGATCCCAAGGATgcaaaaattatagaaagtataCAACTGAGTAGAAGTCTGATGGTAGATAGATATGAGATATATAcggttaaatcaggatatcagatAGAACGGATTTATCCAGACAAGGAAAAAACACCAATACTGATTGGACCCTCAGTTGACGTATTAAAGGCTTTCTGCTGGAAAATACGGTGCctaccaaaaagaaaacatttcttATGGCAATTGGTGTCAGGATGTATATCAGTTAGGAAAAATCTGCGAGCGAGAGGGATACAAGGGGACAAATGTTGTGCAAGATGCAGAACCGATGAAGAATCgataaaccatgtgttttttatCGTCCTCCAACACTTCAGATTTAGGCCATTTCAACGATACCTTCAAATCCAGCCATTTTCCCAACAAGTTCACTCTTTAcaaacatggatcatctctttTGGCAAGTTCTCCTGCAGATGGATGATCATCGGTTTGTATGGATCGGATGGTACATTTTAA